TATATTGACCATTTAGCCAAGAATAGTTGATATGGGAGATGTGATCAAGAACATCAATCAGGATTTTGGTTTAGGGAAGATTCTTAATAGCATCAAGAATGGCCTATATTTGAGCCACAATTATAGGGATTGGTGTTATATGTGATCATGCTGGATCTTTCCATGTTGAACTTTGTTGGGCTCAATCTTTCGACAAGTCCTTCTGGACACAATGAGAGTATTTACACTTGACTAAGCTTGGTATGCCTACCAACTCTATTTAGTGGGTGGAGCCAActccttggttttttttttcactttaacATGTAAGGCCTGAAGAGGATGTTGGCCAACAAGAGTGTCACTTTCGTTGGGTGTGATTTCCGGTGAGACCTCCCCATTTGCATTTAGTGCTTAGCCGATGTGGAGTGAAGTATCGTAGAAAATACCAAAGGTCTCGAAGAAACAATGGGTAGTAACTTGGgaatttgtagacatcgaaatttcgatgaaatgaatgttaaccaataattaaaatttcaacgctcacgtgtcacataaatcgtagcgtgtgactcaacgaaaaattaaaataaattggaaaagtcatcaaataggacatgtgtcaatacctggcataaatgatttatttcgtctgattatttaaatccaaaaaatcaagttttggaattctataaataagaagccaaggcattcattttagGAGACCAATTGATATCACACCAAAACCaagaagctttgaaactctaaagctctaaAACAAATCccaaaggatcaagaaagctctcttcgttcttcgtcaaatcctccttcaagattaagcctcgacagcccttgaagaactttCACCAacttaagatcaagccccaacggcccttgaagaaagtgttcatcgttcatcatctgttcaacctaagatcaagccccaacgaccatttggatcaacaacgtcaacaaatccacacatccagccgttcttcaagatcaagcccaaaagtccttgaagatccgttcatcaccgttcttcaagatcaagcccaaaagcccttgaagatccgctcatccatcaaccttcaagatcaagcccaaaagcccttgaagaaacttccctcaaccttcgagatcaagccccaatggcccttgaagaaacttcaaaccgttcatccaagatcaagcctcaatgaccCTTGGATCAATCGCACATCCACAAATCAACACCTTACGAAGATCGAATCAgatgatcaaattacaaagagattgtaaccccaaaatcattcatacaaaatattattttgtacacgtgttcttgtctcGTTCGTCATCAGGAACTTTCGTGTTAACAAATTTGGCATGCCCAGTGGGactatctctacctctcatctcaaTCATCAAATCCACAAGAAAGCACAAATGACATCAAGGAAAGTTGAAGCGGTTCTCGCAACCAACGCGAAGAATAAGAACATCTTCGCCGCAAGTGTTGTCATTTTGGGCATCACAACTCGAAGCAAGGCAAGAACTCTTTCTGCCACCTCTTCCACCTCTGCATTAACTTTGCCAAATGAACAAGAATATCTGAGGCatgagcctgtgatcaccctggCCTCGTTAAAGGCGCTAAGGGAGGAAAGCCCAATGAAATACTCCAAATCCATGCCTTCTGATGCCAACTCAAGCGGCAGCTcagccatgcaagtcatgaccaccgGAGCAACTTTGATCGATGATCAACTAGCTCAAATGAATAAAGCGATCGCAAGGCTAACGCGGACAATGGAAGGAAAAGACTTGCAAATCGATGCACTCGTCAACTGACTGGAGACGCAGGATGACGAGAAACCCGACCTAAAGGTTAATCCACTAAAGAGAATAACCAATGAAGAAGAGGAGCCTTCGATGGAAAAAGTCAAAGAAGAGCAGGAGCCAGACCAAGTGGCAACACTCATAGAATTATTTCTATCTatcagctacaggagatgatcacCGACACCATCAAGGCACAGTACGAAGGGAGCACACACATCTCCATGTTGTACTCGAAGccctactccaagaagattgacgccttgaagatgccaaggggttatcagccgccaaaattcatgcagttcgatgggaagggaaacccaaagcaacatgtcgcccatttcattgaaacttacAACAATGCTTGGacggagggagactacctcgttaAACAGTTTGTGCGCTCGCTGAAAGGTAACGtctttgactggtacaccgacctcgagcCCGAGTCTATGAACAATTGAgatcagctagaaagggaatttcTCAATCGCTTCTAGAGTACTCGCCGCACTGTAAGCATGTTGGAGCTAACCAGTATGAAACAGTTGaaggatgaacctgtcgtcgaatacatcaatagatggcgtttattaagtctggattgtaaagatcagctttctgaaacctcagccattgagatgtgtgttcaaggcatgcactgggggttacattacatcctccaaggcataaaaccaagaacatttaaggagctagcaactcgttcccacgacagGAGCTGAGTATTGCCAATCACGGGAAGAAGGAGCCGATCACCGAGTTTAAGAAGGATAAGGTGTTCGCCCCAAATATGGACAAGATTGGGAAGAAGCCTGCCAAGAAAGCTTTtaccgtcaacactacccccatcaagacctcatCTGCACCCATTAAGATCTCCTCTAAGAACAAAGCAAAGGAGATAAAGAAAGGTGAGCCTTCTCACACCCAAGACAGGTACAAAAACACCTTGAGGGAACTGGAGCAGAAGACGTACCCTTTTCTTGACTCTGACATAACTGCAATGTTGGACGACCTACTGGAAAAGAAGGTGATTGAACGacccgaatgcaagcgtcctgaagaGATAAATCGCataaacgatcctaggtactacaagtaccatcgtattgtgagccatcatgttggcaagtgcttcatCCTCAAAgagctcatcatgaagctagcacaacaagagCAAATTAagctcgaccttgaggacacTACCGCAACGCATACTACTATgattgcgtttggatcgttcGATCCTGTGCTTCTCCAAGTGACATTTGACTATTCCAGTCAATGCTCAAGCTGCACGGTACATTCTGCATCACCATTACTGGGGGCAAGCGAACAAGATGCACCTACTGACGATGAAGAAGGCTGGACATTGGGGACCAATAAAAAGATAAGGAAGCCAAGACCGCAAGCCACAAGGCCAAAGGAGGAGCAAGGGAGAAAGCATTGCTGCTGCAACAATAGGAAAcctaaaagaaatataaaagctGTTAAGCCAACATATGTtagggaacctatggagcaagAGCCACGCATTCCTATCTCCTTGCATGAGTACTTCCCGGAGGACTTCTTCCAATAATGCACTACTGCTGCATGTCACATGGTCGAAGTGGAAATGGAATaaccctcaaaaggcaaagccaCCGCCATCGAGGAAGAAAAGACCTTCACACATAAAGAAGGTCTGCTAAcgcactttagcatcgaggaagcgtTACAATTGCTAAaaaagatgcgaagagcactagcagcagtcttggcaAGTCACGGAGACCAAGAAATGCAAGAAAGCAATGATGAAGGCTTAAAGCTTCAGCCATATGAAAGTGCCATATGTTTTGCCACCCATGATACAATCAACTTCACTAACGAAGACTTACTGCTGGGATTAGAGCCTCACAACCGTCATCTCTTCGTCTCGGGGTACGTAAAGGAGCACAACGTCAACCGCATTCTTGTAAATtgtgggtcggccataaacatcatgctaaagtcaacaatgaccacaatcGCCATCAAGGTGGATCAACTATCCTTAagccgtctgctgatccagggttttaaccaaggaggacaaagggtgATGAGCATGATCGGAGTGGAGATAACCATTGGTGAACTCAAATCAAGCAtgatattccacgtgattgatgcaataACCTCCTACAGCTTGTTCCTAGGAAGGCCTTGGATCCACGGGAATGGAGTAGTGCCATCCACCAATGCTTAAAATATTACTAGGAATGAGCAAAGGTGATCCAGAGCAGCACTTAAAAAAcaggagtggcaagccatgcccaAGAAGCAAGAAGggcaagccatgccatcttcaagcaaaaatGATGACGAACccgctaaacctgcaacaaccaaagggagtaagACGCCTTCAAAAGGACCGAACACACCCATATTCCGATACATCCCGatatcaagaagaaagaatagtCAATACTCATTCGAAATTGGAGCAAGCAAAGCTGAGACACAGCGGCACAAAGGTGATGTAAAATTGCTCAAAacaaatgcagttttgcctctgacacaACTAAGTGATGCTAAGGTTGCAAGAccaccacaaggcttcataaaagctctgcCAAATGAGGTAGAACCGAGCTTTCTCCCAACCACGAGGACCAAACAAGGTTTTGAtccaaacgcctacaaactcatgtcgaaGGTTGGGTACAGCTTCGCATCCTCTTCAAATCCTGGAAAGAAGGTTGCAAACATCgtcaatgacgaagaacgtGACCTCAccaagactcaaaagaagttgaaagagCATGGTTATGGaattgacaacaacaaagctgggcCTGGCTACACACCGAATGCACCCATGAAGATTTCTAGCAAAGCAAAGATCGCTACCGCTCAACACATTAGCGTGACCATTGAACAAGATCAAGAGAAGCCTAAACCCGCCCCTCGGACATCAGTCTTCTATAGGATGAGTCGTTCAAGACCCAGAATTttagtgcttaatcgcattggtggtcaagatcGAACCTCCGTCTTCAAAAGGCTTAACGCGCCGATATCCCAAAGCTCTATTTTCGAaaggttgtcaaaacctaagaaacaaagcaacacggcTAGCTCTTCTCCACGACAGTCAGCTTCGGAAAGACTCGAAGATAATaaaaagccttctagaaagaggGAGACAatgccaaaggaagaaaaggtcGACGGGCTAGCAGAAAAAGGCGATGTTCAatgcttgattccttcaaggatgaagcacCAAGCAATCTTAGAGGTTGACATAAATGGACCATTGAAAGTAAAAAGGCGCACCATAATCCACACTGGACAATCTTCATGCTAACAAGCTCGAGAGGACAACACTGAATGAGAGGTTcaagatgttttccacatcATGATCCAAGAAGGCAAAGAAGACGAAgtccccgaggaagatgtcactgctgcaccaccacagcacaaagatggggggcaagccacaGTTGATGATCTCAAAGAACTCAACTTAGGCACAAGCGAGGAGCTCAaacctatcttcgtaagtgcactACTAAGTGCA
This Pyrus communis chromosome 6, drPyrComm1.1, whole genome shotgun sequence DNA region includes the following protein-coding sequences:
- the LOC137736021 gene encoding uncharacterized protein; amino-acid sequence: MRRALAAVLASHGDQEMQESNDEGLKLQPYESAICFATHDTINFTNEDLLLGLEPHNRHLFVSGYVKEHNVNRILVNCGSAINIMLKSTMTTIAIKVDQLSLSRLLIQGFNQGGQRVMSMIGVEITIGELKSSMIFHVIDAITSYSLFLGRPWIHGNGVVPSTNA